In Novosphingobium sp. RL4, the sequence CATCTTGCCGGGCTGATGCCCGAAGGCCCCTGGCACTATCCCGAGGACCAGGTGTCCGACGCCAGCGAACGCCTGCTCGCCTGCGAGATCACGCGCGAGCAGCTCTATCGCCAGCTTCACGAGGAGCTGCCCTACGACGCCGCCGTGCGCCCCGAAGGCTACGAGCAGCGCAAGGACGGCTCGGTGGAGATCCGCCAGCAGATCGTCGTCACCCGCGACAACCAGCGCGCCATCGTGCTGGGCAAAGGCGGTTCCAAGATCAAGTCCATCGGCGAGGCCGCCCGCAAGGAACTGGCCGAAGTGCTGGGCCAGAAGGTCCACCTCTTCCTCCACGTCAAGGTCGAGGAAAACTGGGCCGACGCCCGCGACATCTACGAAGAGATCGGGCTGGACTGGGTCAAGTAATGACGCGAATCACGTCGACGGCGATCACGGCCGCCGTCCTGCTGCTGGGCGGCTGCGCCACCCCCTACATGAAGGCCCGCGCGGCCGAGAACGACCAGGTCGCCGCCGTCGAGGAAAGCCTTGCCGGTCAGCGCTATGTCGCGATCGGCTCGTCGTTTGCCGCCGGCCCGATGCTGCCCCCCGCCAAGCCCGGCGCGCCGGTGCGCTGCGGGCAGAGCATGAACAATTACCCGACCCTGCTGGCCGAACGCTTCGGCATGGTCCTGACCGACCGTTCCTGCTCGGGCGCGACGACCAACAACGTGCTGGGTCCATGGGGCGACATTCCGCCGCAGATCAACTCCGTCACCCCGCAGACGCGGCTGGTGACGGTGACCATCGGCGGCAACGATCTCAACTACATCGGCAACCTTTTCACCGCGACCTGCCTCTACCGCGCCAGCCAGTTGCCGCCCGGCAGCAAGCGCGCCGCCTGCGGCACGGTGAAAGTGCCCACCGAAGTCGAATATGCGCGCGACGAGATGCAGATGATGGAGATCGCGCGCCGCATCCGCACGGTGGCCCCGCGCGCGCGGCTGGTCTTCGTGCAGTACCTCAATCCGCTGCCGCAGCCCGGCTCGCTCTGCGCCGCCACGCCGATCAGCGAGGAACACGCCGCGATCGTCCGCCGCATCGGCCTGCGCCTGTCCGAGATCACCGGCCGCGTGGCACAGGCCTACGGCGCCATCGTCGTCGAGATGAACCAGTCTTCGGCCGCGCATACGCCCTGCGATGCGGTGCCGTGGATGATCGGCTCGCCCGAGGGTTATGATGGCAGGCAGGGCCTGCAATGGCACCTCAATTTCGCCGGAATGCAGGCGACCGCCAACGACATCGGCTGGTGGCTGACCCGCAGCGGCGTGAAGCAGACGAAGCCGACGGTAACCGTCCAGCCGCAGTCCGTACCGCAAGGTGTACCCACGATCGTCGTGCCGCCCGCCGTTCCCGGCACCGCGCCCACGCCGAAACCGTCCCCCACGCCCACCGCGACGCCGACAGCCTCGACCGCCACTGGCAAGCCCAGTCGGCGCTAGGCCCTTTCCGCCAGCCTCCACCGCGCGAGGCTGGCGATGGCCGCGATGGCCGCCAGTCCGGCGGCCGCCAGCATCGGCGCCGGCGCCGGCCCCTGTCCCGCGCCGAGCGAGAGCATCGCCCCGATCATCGCCGCGCCGAGCGTCTGCCCGAACAGGCGCCCGGTAGCGAGCAACCCGCCCGCCGCCGCCGAGCGCTCGCGCGGGGCATTGCCCACGATCATGCGCGCGTTGGGCGAGAAGAACAGACTGAAACCGAACGCGGCCACGACCAGCCGCCAGGCAATTGCGAAAGCGCCGGCATGGTCGGGCAGGAAGCCGAGCAGCACCAGCCCGGTCACCGCGATGGTCATTCCCACCAGTCCCATGATCGACGGCGAGACGTGGTCCGACAGCCACCCCGCAAGGGGCGCGACGACCAGCATCGTCAGGGGAAACGGCAGGACCAGCAGCCCGACCTGCTCGGCGCTGTAACCCATGCCCTGCTCCAGCCGGAACGGCAGCGCCACGATCAGCGCCGCCGAACCGATGAAGGCGGCGACGGCGGCGATGGTGGACAGCCCGATGGCGGGACGGGCCATGAGGTCCACCGGAAACACCGGGCTCGTTTTTCCGCGCTCCCGGCGGGCCAGCAGCAGGGCCGAGCCGATGCCTGCCAGCGCCGCCGCAATGCCCGGTTCCACCATGCCGCCATGCGCCGCCAGTTCCACCCCGCCGATCAGCAATACGAAGCTACCCGCACTCCACAGGCCCGATACCCAGTCGAACGGCGTGTCTCCGCGTTCGGGATCGGGCAGGAAGCGCCCGATCACCAGCGAGATCAGGGCGAACGGCACCGCCGCCACGAAGACCCAGCGCCAGTCGGCATGGGCGACGATGAAGCCGCCCAGCACCGGCGCCAGCGCGTTAGACGAAGCGACGATCACCGAATTGATGCCCAGCCCGCTGCCGAGCCGCGCCTTGGGGTAGATCTGCCGGATCAGCGCGGTACCGACGCTCATCGCCATGCCCGCACCAAGCGCCTGCCCGGCGCGGATCGCCAGCAGCATCGGCAGCGAGTTGGCGAGGAATGCCAGCGCCGAGGCTGCCATGAAGATCACCTGCCCCGTCTGGTAGACCCGCCGCAGCCCCAGCCGCTCGCCAAGATTGGCGAAAGGCAGCAGGGCCATGACCATGACGAGCTGGTAGACCGTCACCACGTTGACGACGACGCCCTGCTCCACCGACAGTTCGCGGGCGATCGTCGGCAG encodes:
- a CDS encoding SGNH/GDSL hydrolase family protein, producing the protein MTRITSTAITAAVLLLGGCATPYMKARAAENDQVAAVEESLAGQRYVAIGSSFAAGPMLPPAKPGAPVRCGQSMNNYPTLLAERFGMVLTDRSCSGATTNNVLGPWGDIPPQINSVTPQTRLVTVTIGGNDLNYIGNLFTATCLYRASQLPPGSKRAACGTVKVPTEVEYARDEMQMMEIARRIRTVAPRARLVFVQYLNPLPQPGSLCAATPISEEHAAIVRRIGLRLSEITGRVAQAYGAIVVEMNQSSAAHTPCDAVPWMIGSPEGYDGRQGLQWHLNFAGMQATANDIGWWLTRSGVKQTKPTVTVQPQSVPQGVPTIVVPPAVPGTAPTPKPSPTPTATPTASTATGKPSRR
- a CDS encoding MFS transporter; translation: MLRMRDEEAALEPAAVDDHDSGLPMPRRLWAIVAISFGTALFVLDGTIANVALPTIARELSVEQGVVVNVVTVYQLVMVMALLPFANLGERLGLRRVYQTGQVIFMAASALAFLANSLPMLLAIRAGQALGAGMAMSVGTALIRQIYPKARLGSGLGINSVIVASSNALAPVLGGFIVAHADWRWVFVAAVPFALISLVIGRFLPDPERGDTPFDWVSGLWSAGSFVLLIGGVELAAHGGMVEPGIAAALAGIGSALLLARRERGKTSPVFPVDLMARPAIGLSTIAAVAAFIGSAALIVALPFRLEQGMGYSAEQVGLLVLPFPLTMLVVAPLAGWLSDHVSPSIMGLVGMTIAVTGLVLLGFLPDHAGAFAIAWRLVVAAFGFSLFFSPNARMIVGNAPRERSAAAGGLLATGRLFGQTLGAAMIGAMLSLGAGQGPAPAPMLAAAGLAAIAAIASLARWRLAERA